CGCTGGAATTCCCGGGAGAAGTGGAATTTGCTGTACATGGCGGCCTGCGCCATATCGTCGATCGTCAACAGTTCGCCGATGTTGTCGTGCATGGTCTCGATGGCCCGGGTCACGGCTTGCTCGATGGCAGTTGTCATGACTGACTCCAGCTTCTCTGTTGCACCTGCGGATGAACAGAAATTCCACCTTGCGATGATCGGAAACGATCGGAAACGAAGGTCGCGGCCGTACGTCCAGGCCGGTGGTCAGAAGTGCCAGGGCGAGCGAAGGGAGGTACCCACCCTTCGGAAAGGCGAAGCTGAAATGTGTCGCCGCCATAGCAAGTGACGACCGTAGCAGCAGGAGCATGTCACCCGCAATGGTCTGGTGGCACGTGCCGTTGGCATGCCCGGTGAAGAGATACCCGGGGATTCGCGTTTGAACGGCCCTCGAAGGCGCTCAGCAACACAGGAGATGCAGAGGAGGGCGCATTACGCGGACGATGCCAAAGTCGTGCATGCGAATCGTGGTCGGCCGATCTGCCGGACCCGATTTTCGACGAGTAGCTAGGAGACGCCGATGGGCTCACCTACCCCCGATGGAAACGAATACCGGACCATGACGCTGGAAGCGTTCGCGGACACGATCGTTCCGGGTGAGAAACGCTCCCCCGACGACCGGGCCGTGGCCGGCGCCTCGACCGGAGGCGGCGCCGTGCAGGCAGGCGCCATCGAGCTGCTGGAGACACCCGCGACCGGCCTGTCGAACGCCCTGGACGACTACCAGCAGGCGCTGAACGCCCACGCCGGCGCGTACGCCGCCGAGCACGGCCTGCGCCTCGACGACTCGGTGCCGCCGTTCGTCGCCCTGCCGTTCGCGGACCGCACCAGCCTGGTGCAGTCCCTGACCGGGACCGGCCACCAGGAGCGCGAACTCTGGGTGCTGCTGGCGCTGTTCGCCAACATGGCCTTCGACACCGCCGCGCACCTGCACACCACGGACGCGCTCG
The genomic region above belongs to Streptomyces sp. 1331.2 and contains:
- a CDS encoding DUF5987 family protein, with translation MGSPTPDGNEYRTMTLEAFADTIVPGEKRSPDDRAVAGASTGGGAVQAGAIELLETPATGLSNALDDYQQALNAHAGAYAAEHGLRLDDSVPPFVALPFADRTSLVQSLTGTGHQERELWVLLALFANMAFDTAAHLHTTDALAAGHPGLTMMGFMQPGDDGLWRFPEYSYGKQLADPHPGTTSSGSPE